One stretch of Cygnus olor isolate bCygOlo1 chromosome 1, bCygOlo1.pri.v2, whole genome shotgun sequence DNA includes these proteins:
- the P2RY8 gene encoding P2Y purinoceptor 8 translates to MVENGSHLDNETLAMLQNRAISVTLPVVYTLVAIISIPGNLFSLWVLCLHIKPKTPSVIFMINLSITDLMLAFCFPFQISYHIQSNHWIFGKILCSLVTVMFYSNMYSSILTMTCISIERYMGVVYPMKLVKWRRKRYAFGACMVMWLFLLLAFYPLESTDLTYEVKELGIITCFDVLKWDMLPNFAAWVAFLLTLFVVLFLIPFIVTVGCYIGIIRKLIQTSNRYGNRQKTRSIYLAIIVLSVFVTCFAPNNFILLAHMIVRLFYKRSLYPAYKLTLCLSCLNNCIDPFIYYFASKEFYQKLMQVFRPKVLLSDSLETRRESLFSGRTMSARSMSSGPMDGLEGVTVYLQRQESVF, encoded by the coding sequence ATGGTTGAAAACGGATCCCACCTGGACAATGAAACACTTGCAATGCTCCAGAATAGAGCTATCTCCGTCACCCTCCCAGTGGTGTATACACTGGTGGCTATCATCAGTATCCCTGGCAACTTGTTCTCCCTTTGGGTGCTCTGCTTGCATATCAAACCCAAAACGCCTTCTGTTATCTTCATGATCAACCTGAGCATCACAGATCTCATGCTGgccttctgctttcccttccaAATATCTTATCACATCCAGAGCAATCATTGGATCTTTGGCAAGATTCTTTGCAGCCTTGTGACTGTGATGTTCTACTCCAACATGTATTCTTCCATACTGACCATGACTTGTATCAGCATTGAGCGGTACATGGGTGTGGTATATCCCATGAAGTTGGTcaagtggagaagaaaaagatatgcCTTCGGTGCCTGTATGGTAATGTGGCTTTTCTTGCTACTAGCTTTCTATCCACTGGAAAGCACAGATCTGACCTATGAAGTGAAAGAACTGGGGATTATAACCTGTTTTGACGTTCTCAAGTGGGATATGCTGCCCAATTTTGCAGCCTGGGTGGCCTTTCTCCTCACGCTATTTGTTGTGCTCTTCCTGATCCCTTTCATTGTAACAGTTGGATGCTACATCGGCATCATTCGGAAGCTTATTCAGACATCAAACAGATATGGTAACAGGCAGAAGACTAGATCCATATACCTGGCAATTATAGTCCTTTCGGTGTTCGTCACTTGCTTCGCCCCCAATAACTTTATCCTACTTGCGCATATGATCGTCCGCCTGTTTTACAAGAGGAGTTTGTACCCTGCCTACAAGCTCACCTTGTGCCTCAGTTGCCTCAACAACTGCATAGATCCCTTCATTTACTACTTTGCCTCTAAAGAATTTTACCAGAAATTGATGCAAGTGTTTCGCCCTAAAGTACTGCTCAGTGACAGCTTGGAAACCAGAAGGGAAAGCTTATTTTCTGGCAGGACCATGTCAGCCAGATCGATGTCAAGTGGACCTATGGATGGGTTAGAGGGAGTAACAGTCTATTTGCAAAGGCAGGAAAGTGTTTTCTAG